The window GCCCAGGGTCGATCCGAGTCGCGACGACTGGAAGGTCATCCCGACCAGGCGAGAGTCCGGCGGTATCGGCACCGAGACGAGCCTGCCGCCGAGGTCGAACAGGGCGGTCGGGTCGTGACGCTCTCCCGGGTCCCTGCGGGGGAGCAGGCGGCGGCCGAAGATCACCATGAAGCCGGTGGCGGCCAGCAGGGCGATCACCCCGATCGGCGTGATGGCGAACAGCCCGACCGGGGGGAGCCCGAAGTCGCGGATGGCGCCGGCGACCAGGATGCTCGGCGGGGTCCCGATCATCGTGGTCATCCCGCCGAGGAGGGAGCCGAGCGCCATCGGCAGGAGGAGCAGGGAAGGCGGCTGGCCGGTGCGGCGGGAAATCTCGACCACCACAGGCAGCATCATCGCCGCCACCGCCACGTTGCTGAGGATGACCGTGGACAGGACACCGGCAGCCAGCATGACCACGGCGATGAGGCGGGTCTCCCCGTCACCGGCGACCCGAACCAGGCGCTGCCCCACCCGGTCGGCGACCCCGGTGGCGGTCAGACCGCCACTGATGATGAACATCGCCCACACCGTCACCACCGCCGGACTGCTGAATCCGGAGAGCGCGTCGGTCGGTGTGACGTAACCGGTGAGCGCCACCGCCACCAGCACGAGAAGCGCCACCAGGTCCATCCGCAACCACTCGGTGACGAACAGCGCCACCGCCCCGGCGAGGATGAGCAAGACAACGGCAATTTCGAGGGTCATCAACCCGGGAGGCTACAGCCAGAGAGCCAACAGCCAACAGCCAGACCGTGACCACGGCATATGCCCTGGACTCTCTGGCCATGAGCCATGAGATCCTCACGGTTGACGGTTGACGGTTGACGGTTGACGGTTGACGGGCGGCGGGCGACTGGCCCTAGCCTGCTTTGCCCCTTGTGTCCGCGCGCACCTATACTCCGCGCCCGTGACTCCGGTCACCTAGGCCCTTCTCGGAAAGGGGCCCGGCCTCGCGCCGGGCCTCTCCTGTCCGAGCAGGGTGGTCATACGGGTCGGCTATCGCCGACTCTCGCACGTGCAGACCACGTCGATGCGGGCTGCGCTGCGCCGACAACGACATAGTGGAGAGGGCAGGAATGCCGACGATCCAGCAGCTGGTCAAGCATGGCCGGCAGCACAAACCGAAGAAGGAGAAGACTCCGGGTCTCGCCGGGGCGCCACAGCGCCGCGGGGTATGTACTCGCGTCTACACGATCACTCCGAAGAAGCCGAACTCGGCGCTCCGTAAGGTCTGTCGTGTTCGCCTCTCCTCCGGCGTCGAAGTCACCGCCTACATCCCTGGCGAGGGCCACAACCTCCAGGAGCACTCGATCGTGCTCGTACGTGGCGGCCGCGTGAAGGACCTTCCGGGGGTTCGCTACAAGATCGTGCGGGGCACCCTCGACGCCGCCGGCGTCGGTACCCGCAAGCAGGCCCGTTCTCGCTACGGGGCGAAGAAGGGCAGCTGATGAGACGCGCCCCCGCAGAAGTTCGCAAGATCGAGCCGGACCCCGTGTTCCGCAGCGTCCTGGTCACCCAGCTCATCAACAAGGTGCTCTGGAAGGGCAAGAAGGACCTCGCCCGCCAGATCGTCTACGACGCCCTCGAGATGATCGAGAAGCGGTCGGGCCAGGAGCCGCTCACCGTGCTCAAGAAGGCCATCGACAACCTGCGGCCATCGGTCGAGGTGCGGTCCCGCCGTGTCGGCGGGTCGGCCTACCAGGTCCCCGTCGAAGTCCGCCCTCGTCGCTCCACCACGCTCGCCGTTCGCTGGCT of the Acidimicrobiia bacterium genome contains:
- the rpsG gene encoding 30S ribosomal protein S7 — its product is MMRRAPAEVRKIEPDPVFRSVLVTQLINKVLWKGKKDLARQIVYDALEMIEKRSGQEPLTVLKKAIDNLRPSVEVRSRRVGGSAYQVPVEVRPRRSTTLAVRWLVDFARKRREHEMADRLANEILDASTRQGGAFKRREDIHKMAESNKAFAHYRW
- the rpsL gene encoding 30S ribosomal protein S12, coding for MPTIQQLVKHGRQHKPKKEKTPGLAGAPQRRGVCTRVYTITPKKPNSALRKVCRVRLSSGVEVTAYIPGEGHNLQEHSIVLVRGGRVKDLPGVRYKIVRGTLDAAGVGTRKQARSRYGAKKGS